Genomic DNA from Theropithecus gelada isolate Dixy chromosome 1, Tgel_1.0, whole genome shotgun sequence:
CCATTCACACTGGAATGTGCCCACTGGACAGTTTTATTTGCAGTCCTCCCAAGAGGAGGTAGCTTAACCTTCTCAAACCCAGCTGGCCCCTAGTGATTTTTGCAAAGCCCCTGGCTGCCACGACAGCTATATCACCAGTGCTGTGGCTGTCTCCTTAGGCCTGCCAGACACCTGCCACATCTGTTTAAGATGCCGGCTCTGGACTCCTGCTGTTTGTATGGTCCTACAACCTCCTCGTTAGAGGACCCATCCAATTCTCTGGCCTCTCAATCCCTAACCTCCTTGGTCCTATTGACTGTCATCTCTGTTCCCACTCAGACGTCCTCCTCAGCCTTGGCCCTTCACTGGATTCATTCCAGAGTTCTTCCCTGGCCATGGCCCCCTCTCTGAGCCCCTCCTGTTAGGCAGCTCTCCCTCCTGGCCACTGCCCCTGTTCTAACACGTCATCAAGACAGAGACCCTGGGCTGCCCCCAGGGGCCTTAGCCCCACCTCTTCACCAGTCATCTTAGACACTCTTACCAAAGACAGCTCAATTCTCACTCCATCTTGTCCTCCTGACCTGCCCAGAAAAAGCCCTCCACCCGTGAATCCTGTTCATGGCTACCACACATGCCAGAGAAAATCACATAACCAAGCGCACTGGAGCAATCATTACAGGTTACGGCTTCCAGCATCATCTGGGCCTTTGACGCTACCTGGAAATCCCTTAACCTCCCCAGTCGGCTTCTTTGCACACTTGCCACAGTAGGTCTTTCAACCTCTACCACCCACTCCTTGAAATCTTTATTCCACTCCCAGCCGCCTGCTCTGCTCTCTCAGCAGGTGCTcttgcctcctcctccccagagAGAAGCAAggcctccaggctggagtgggctcAGCTGCTCAGGGGAAAGTATACTCTCccctctgcctctgccagccTGCTCCTTTCTAAGGCAGGCCACCTGGTCCACCTGGCCCTGGAACCCAAACCTCCCTCCCCAACGCTCTTTTACACTGCCTAAATGCTCAAATCTTCCTGTCCTTAGATCTAGAAAACGCTTTTAGTGCTGACTCCCCTTCAAGCTACTTTCTTGCTCTGTGAAGCTAACTCTGTCTTTCTCTTCACCATCAAGCTTACATTTTTTCAAACTACAGCACTCATTAGATTAAAAGCATTATCAAACTCCTGGCAACAGTGATTCAGGAGCCACATACCATATTTCTGAGTCCTTttaatttgtatgtatgtatgtatgtatgtatttagagatggagtctctctctgtcacccaggctggagtgcagtggcgcgatctcggctcactgcaacttccgcctcctgggttcaagtgattctcctgcctcagcctcccaagtagctgggattacaggcgcctgccaccatgcctaattttttgtatttttagtagagacaaggttttaccatgttggccaggctggtctcaaactcctgacctcaagtgatccacctgcctcagcctcccaaagtgctaggattataggcgtgagccaccgagcccagcctttCTGAGTCTTCTTTACCTGACAGCCCTCAACCCATCATGACAGATCCAGTTTTGGTCTTCCCGATGCCATGAAAAACATTCCCACAAGCCACTCCAGTGATTTCCTAACTGCCTGTCACCTGTCTTCACATGATCCtacttgatttctatttttttttttttaatcttctcatTTTTCGAGACTAGGTCTCGtactattgtccaggctggagtacagtggcacaatcttggctcactgcagtctcggcCTCCCTGGCTCAGTGatccctcccaccttagcctccttagtagctgggactaaagatgtatgtcaccatgtccagctaatttttatattattacttatttatttatttatttattgataccAATCCTCCCATTCATTTAGCCCAGGctaaaatgcagtggcacagtcttagctcaatgcaacttctgcctcccaggttcaagcaattcttctgcctcagcctcctgagtagctgggactacaggtgtgtgccaccatgcctggctgatttttgtagttttagtagagatggggtttcactatgttagccaggctggtcttgaactcctgaccttaagtgatcctcccgcctcagcctcccaaagtgctgggattacaggcgtgagccaccctgccctgccaagtttttgtatttttagtagagatgggattttgccatgttgcccaggctggtctcaaactcctggactcaagagatcggcccacctgggcctcccaaattgctgaaattacaggtgtgagccactgtgcccatcccccCACTTGATTTCATAAGTTTGCCTCTCCTGCTTTCTTGAGcctctcccctccctgtcccctcccactCTCCCGCCATGCCCTCTGCCAGGATGATCTAGCTCATCCTCTCTCTTACAGTCTCTAGCTCAGCCACCCCCCAAAAATATACCTCCAGCCCGGAGCCCTGCCCTTTTCTAACTACCCCCCTGGGCATCTCCAGCTGGATGCCCTACAGACACCTCAAAGATCTCAAACTGGGCCAGTCGTCTTTCACCAGAACCTGTTTATCTTCCTGCCCTAACACCTGCCCAGGCCCAAGCATAGAAATCCCAGTCACACTCAGCACCTCAGTCCTGAGGCCATCACGAACTCCTAGACTAAGACAGGCTCCTCTCTGACCTCCCTGCTCCTGCCCAACCTCCACTCTGCCTTCTTCGTTTATGGTCTTAAAAGACAAATATGAGCATATCACTTTCCAACCTAAGCTTTTCAAATGACAAGTTAAGGTTCTTGCCCCTCtcttcccaccttgacttccAACCTCATCTCCCAGCATTCTCTGAGGTCTCTACCCAGTCACACCCATCCCTTGGGCTCTACCCTTCTGAATGCCTCACATTCTCCAAACCCACACAGGCCTCCCCTTGGAATGCTTTCCTCTACTTCTCAGCCTAACAAACCACCAAGTTGCACCCAAAATCCAGCCCATGGCCAGGCaccatggttcatgcctataatcccataatcccagcactttggaaggccaaggtgagaggatggtttgagctcaggagttttgagaccagcctgggcaacatagtgagacccccgtctctacaaaataataataataaaaaaataataataagccaggcatggtggtgtgcctgatgtcccagctacccaggagactgaggtgggaggatcacttgagcccaggaggttgaggttgcagtaaactgggattgcgccactgcattccagcctgggtgacagagtgagaccctgtctcaaaacaaaacaaaacaaaacaaaaatccagctCATTTATCACCTCTTCTATGAAGCCTTCATTAATATGCCCCTTTCCCCAAATTGGCTGTTGTGTCCTCTGTGCTGTCCAGAGTGTACTTCACTCCTTTATCAGGGTACTGTCCACCCTGTTATCTATTCGATGTCACTCTCCCCAAGGGCATGGTGAGCTCCTCCAGGGCCACGGTGCTAACACAGAGCAGCTGCTTGGCAAACCTCAGTTACTTCCCCTCCCCTCATGTCTCTCTCAAGCCCTGGCAAAGGTCCAGACACCCAGGAAGGCCTTTGTAAATGGAACAGAACCTGCTTAGGCCTCACAATTCCCAGGTGCCAACTCCTGCTTCCTGCTCACCTGGACTCGGAAGTGGACTCCACTGAGAGGCTCCTGCCGAGCACTTCTTGGAGCGGTTGCTGCAGTAACCATGCCTGCTCAGGGTCCTTCCATTGAGCTGCAGCCAGCCATAGCTGAGGGCCCTCCTCATCGCTGGAGTCCCTGGAGAAGACTCTCATCTCAGTGGCCCGCAGACATCCTGGGAGAAGGGTGGCTACTTCCACTGCCCCCACAGACTCCAGCCACCCCATGTCACTGAAAGACTCACAGCTCCAGGTCTAGGTCCCCCTGGTAGGAGAGGGGAGATGCACACACAGAGCAGGTATTGTCCAGGAGGCGGAAGCAAGTGAGGCAGTAGAGACCTGGCGGAGGCCAGGGGGAATGGAGGTGAACCCGAGCTCACCCACCCATCCTCTGTGCTTCCTGGctgccagcccctgcctcccctcACACCCCTGGAGGAACCATCCTTGTCAAGGGGTGCATACTAGGGAACTGCTGCAATGTCACTTGCACATAAATCCTATTCATAAATACCCAGGAAAATAAAGGCAAGCATGGAGAAAATGAGCTACCTGAGGCTTCTgtgtaaatgagaacatgcataGTAGTGAAGGGAGGGGCACAAAAGGTGAGGTACAAGAGAAGTCCATCAAGGAAGGACCACAGTGGATTGTCATAGGCAAGTGGGGTAAGTCTGAGCAGCGAGAGGCACACGCCCCAGGGGGTCTCACCTTGGCAGCCCGGGGTACTGCAGGACACAATGTTCTCCATGTCTCCCTCATGCTGGGGCTGCCCACAGCCCAGGCAGTAGGCCTGATGCAGCCCAAAGTGGCTGACAAATGGACCTAGGCAAGGGCACCTAAGAAAGGGGTCACAGACACTAAGCAGGCCAGACCAGCCAGCTTAAGCCTCCCCACTCCAGCACCAACCTCCAAATGGCAGGGAGGACTTTCTGACTTCCTGCAGTACATCCTCCATCCCTCTGACTTCAGCAGCAACCTCTCCATggctctgccttccttcctcccttcactCCTCACCCCTAAGAATTCCCATCTCTCACGGCGTTAAGGGCATGCAATGGGCATCCTCTTCAACCAAATCTCTTGACACTTAGAGAGGACAGAAATCCATTCCGACTCctggctctttttctttcccccttgCCCCACCCCTATAGGAAAGACAGTGGCCTCACCGACTGGCCAGCACTAGGAAGGCACTTCTGTGGCCCTGGTCAGCCGCCCGCCGCCTCACTGATCGGTGCAGGGCAGCCAACAGATTGGTTCGGCGGCTCAGAAGTATGTTGTACAGGTAGGAGATCCTCTCCTGGTGCGGGGAGATCAGGGATGGGGTCCCACTTGACCCTGTTTtgtctgcctggaatgccctctGCGCCCATCTCCACTCCCTACCTTTTCCTTCTGTCCAACTCCTATGAATCCCTCTAAGTTTGGCTCAAATGCCCTTTCCTCTGGGAAGTCTTCTGGACTTGCCCAGGTGGAGTTACCACTCTCTCCTCTGGTTTTCCATAACACTTTTATTCATTCCTAAataaaagtgctttttaaattacAATGTCTTGTTAAAAGCTTGTTAAAAGGTGAcctcaggatcacctgaggtcgggagttcaagacctgcctgaccaacatggagaaacgctgtctctactaaaaatacaaaattagctggggtggtggcacatgcctccaccagttactcgggaggctgaggcaagagaatcacttgaacctgggaggtggagggtgcggtgagctgagattgtgcctttgcactacaccctgggcaacaagagcgaaactccgtcttaaaaaaaaaaaaaaaaaaaaggaaaggaaaaaaagcttgTCTGGCCTGCCTCGAGTCTGTGAGCTCCAGACTGTGTCTGGTTCATCTCGGCATCCTTGGAGACCAGCATAGAGATAGGGgaatatagtagatgctcagtaaatgattAGTAAATGAGTAAACCAATggtgagggttttttgtttgtttgttttgttttttgagatggagtcttgctctatggccagactggagtgcagtggcgcaatctctgctcactgcaacctccaccttccgggttcaagtgattctcctgcctcagcctcccgagtagctgggactacaggcacgcgcaaccacgcccagctaatttttgtacttttagtagagacagggtttcaccatgttgaccaggatggtctcgatctcttgaccttgtgatctgcccgcctcagcctcctaaagtgctgggattacaggcgtgagccaccgtgcctggccccgaTGGTGAGTTTTTAATTATACCTCAACATGCCAACACTGCCCCCaccatggtttttgttttgttttgctgagacagggtctcactccattgccaggctggagtgcagtggtgcaatcatagctcactacagccttgaactcctgggctcaagcgatcctccctagtagctgggactataggcacacaccaccatgcctggcgggtttttttccttttctttttttttttttttttaatagagacagaggctcactttgttgcccaaacGGTCTCTAACTCCTTGCCTCAAccagtcttcctgcctcggccttccaaagtgctgggattacgggtgtgagccatggcaccagCTCCACTCTCCAACTCTCCCCCATCTCTCGTTCCCCACCCCCCCAACACCCCTGTGATTTTAACAAAACTTTGGAGGTAAATGCTGTCTCAGGAAGCCCCACTCCAGAGGCACCATTTCTCCCAGCCCCATCTTGGGTCCAGAAGTCTGCAGTCCAGGTCATTTGCTTTGGAGTTCAACCAGAGGAGAGAGGGCTGGAGCTGCTGAAGGAATTCAGCTCCCAAAGCCAAAACAGCCAGCCACTAGCTAAGCcccctggggagggggcagggcctAGCTCCCAGCCCTGGACCCCTCACCTGCTCCCGGGATGGGTAGTAGGAGGCACAGATGACTCTCCGCAGCCGGCTGACATAGCTGCCAAACAGGGTGACGAAGAAGCATAGGCCATACATGACGCCTGGGAGCACAGCAGCCAGTCAGCCTCACCAGCAGGCACAGGTGTCAGCCCACCCCTGATGCCCCCCACACCCTCAGCAGTCTGCACCCCTCATTTCCTGCATGGTGTCCACTCCCCCAGGGCCCTCAGGGTGTGGTTGATACCAATGACTATGTAGCCAGTGCTGTCCGGCTCCGAGGGACGAAGGAGACAACGCCGGGACAAAATACTGATGTTGCCTTGCTGCAGGACATCAAATGCTGACACCAGGTCACGATAAATATTCCCAGCATAGCCAGTCCCTTCCACGGTTATAGACACCAACACAGGACCTGGCACAAAGACACTGTGTGAGTGACACTCATGGCAGTTGCTATGCAGAAAAGCCCACACCTTCTGGAATGAGGAAAGTGGAGCAGCGCAGGTCATAGGATGACTCAGACCCTCGGCTGGGGGCCTCGATGCCTCAGGCACCCTCATGGTGCCCTGGCGCCTGACCTCAGTTCTGGCTCCTAGGACTGGCCCCATGGTCCAGCTGGGTGGTACTGGTGTCTGGTCTTCCTATCCAAGCCACCACATCTAAGACGACCTTAATGGTCAGTGAGTCCACCCCCCTGGCCTCCATGACCACCcagaagcatttatttatttatttatttaatttattttttgagacagggtttcactttgtcacccaggttggagtgcagtggtgcgatcttggctcactgtagcctcaacctcccaggttcgagtgattttcctgcctcagcctcccaagtagctgggactataggcacgtgccaccatgcctggctaattttttttttttttgtagagagacagggtttcaccatgctgaccaggctggtcttgaactcctgagctcaagcaatctgcctgccttagcctcccaaagtgctaggattacaggtgtgagccaccaagtcaGGCCCccagaaacatttattgactgAGCACTGACTGTGTAGCAGACACTTAACCAAGTGCTTTATTGTTTCGTttggggttttggtttttgttttttgggagttttttacttttattattattttttttttgagacagggtatcattctgtaacccaggctggagtgcagtggcgtgatctcggctcactgcagcctccgcctcctaggttcaagtgattctcgagcctcagcctcccgagtagctgggattacaggcgcccaccaccccgcctggctcattattttgtatttttagtagagacaaggtttcaccatgttggccatgctggtcttgaactcctgaccttaggcgatctgtcttcctcagcctcccaaagtgctaggattacaggcatgagccaccgcagctggcttACACTCTCAGTTAATGGCTTACCAGGCACTTGACacacttaatttattttatttttttcttcttattatttttttagacttagtttcactcttgttgctaggcaagttgcttaacctcttcagcttcagtttcctctttttttgtgctaggattacaggcatgaggcacccaCCTGGCTCCAACACACATAATCTAATTTACTCCTTACAGTGACCCAGAGAGGTTGCTACCATTATTATTCCActgttcagatgaggaaactgggctagcacagtggctcacgcctgtaatccgaacactttggaaggctgaggtgggtggatcacctgaggtcaggagtttgagaccagcctgagcaatatggtgaaaccccatctcgactaaaaatacaactggacatggtggcatgtgcctgtagtcccggctacttgggaggctgagacaggagaattgcttgaacccgggaggcggaggttgaagtgagccaagattgcaccactgcactccagcctgggtgacagagtgagtgagactccatctcaaaaaaaaaaaaatgccgagcatggtggcattcatcccagcactttgggaggccaaggcaggcagatcatgaggtcaagagatcgacaccatcctggccaatatggtgaaaccccatctctactaaaaatacaaaactaagctgggcatggtggcatgtgcctatagtcccagctactcacaaggctgaggcaggagaatcgcttaaacctgggaggttgcagtgagctgagatggtgccactgccctccagcctggtgacagaacgagattctgtctcaaaaaaaaaaaaagaggaaactgcAGCTgaagaggttaagcaacttgcctacTAATAAAGTCACCACCTAATAaaggacagagctgggatttgaaccccgGCCAATCTGACTCTAGAGCTTGCATTTTAAACTACTCTGTATGCTATAACCTTGACCTAGACACAGGTGTTACTAGGCAGAGGATAGAGTTGAAAGAGTGGCCCACTTGGGGGCTGCTGAGTAACAGTGACATGGAGACATTCAGGCAGTCACCAGGACTGAGGATGGGAAGAGGAGAAGGCTTGGGAGCAGGCAGGGAGATGCAGGAGCAGGTCGAGGGGGCTGCAGTGGGTGAGTGGGAGGAGGCTGTCGTGTAGGCACTCACTGCGGGCCACAATCTCCCCCTGCAGCTGGTGCCGGGCCAGGTCGAGCACCCAGAAGACAGCATAGTCTAGGAAGACTAGGAACAGCACGAGGAGGAGGTGTCGGATAAGGTTGAAGGTCTCCAGAATGTAAAAAAACTTCTCCCATTGGGACAAGAAGATGGAGCCTGAGCAGGAGTGGGATGGTCAGGAGAATGCTCCCCAGTTCTCCCGTCCACCAGACCCCAGTTCTTGGAGAGGCCTCCTGCCCCTGATCAGGCTTGGGCCTGTCTGCTCATCGggaatatggaaaagaaaagctGTGAGGACTCCGGCAAggatggaaaacactcttcaggggaGGGGGCTCCGTGGCTAGAGGGGAGGGGCCTGCCTAtcatctccacctggccctgtgGTCCATTCCAGTCTCAGGAGCCCTCCCTCCTAGGGCATCCCTCATCCCCTTACCTGTCTCCCCACCTCACAGGCAGTCCTCCCCCTCCATATTAGCACTTCCTGCCCACCTGGGGAAGCCCTCCCAACTTGACGTCCCTCGCTCTGTGTCCATCCCCTGATGTCCTGATGTCCAGGGTGCTCCCAGAAGCACCATCTGCCTCTCCTGTCTCTGGCTACTTTCTCCAAGGGTGTCTATGTTCTCCTTTCAGACGGCGGGCTCACCAAGGACTGGGCAGTGTCTTCCCTCAGCCTGAAAGTTCCTTAAGCTCTGGGTCTCCTCCTTCTGGCCCCGCCCCAAGCCCATCCTGGGCCCTGCCTGTGCAGGGGTTTAGGGGCAGGGCAGCGGGGCGGGGGGAAGCCCTGGCCTCCCTGAGCTGGGCTCTCCCTGACCTCAGGGTCCTCACCCGGTGGGATGTAGCGCCTGGCCTCGTGAGCACTGAGCGGTAGCACTGTGGGCAGCCCTGCCGAGGAGCGCACAGCCTCCATGCGCAGGAATTGGCTGGTGATGTAGATATTGTCATAATGGTCCCAGTTCAGGTAACAGTACCGGTAAAATAGGGCTCTGGGAAGGGGAGGTAGAGCACATATGAGGCCCTTTACCACCCCGGGACAGACCCCACAGGGCATCTCCCCTTCaaccccacttcagcctccctggaTGCTGGGGCGGCATGGGGATGAGCTGCTTCCTGCAGCCCTGGCCCTGCACACCCCGCCCCGTGCCGCCCGGTAGCGCCTCACTGGAGGTAGAGAAGCACAAGCAGCAGAGGAGTGGTGAACCCCATCAGAGCCAGGGCCTCTCGGACACGGTGCAGCTTCATGCTGACAGCCTCGTGGAGGTCCATGGCTACCTGGGACAGACTCCGAGAGGCATTGAGATCCACAGAGAAGTGGTGGGTGGCTGTCATGttgaactcaaactcctgacgcACCCGGTTGAGCAACTGAATCACAGCTGGGGCCAGCAGGTTCAGGGGAGACGTGGGCAAGGAGAGTTAGGAGAGGGTGGAGCTGGCCCTGGGGAGGGGCCTGGCATAAACTAGAGGGTGCAGCTCACAGACCAGCTGGGAACACCCAGTGTTTGGGTCAAGGTGGACTGAGGAGGCGACAAAGCCTCCACATATGGCCATCGCCACCACATGCTCAGCTCCCAGCATGACAGAAGGCATGCAACAGATGCCCCTAAGGAATGATCTTGATGACTTGAGTGTGGACCTGAGTGTGGACAGGAGGCCCTGGTTCTGTTTTCAGCTCCTGCTCTCACGGCAGGCTGTGGTGAGGCACTGGCCCTTCACTGgacctcagtctcctgatctgTATTTGTACAGCATGGATATGGGCCTGGGTGATCTCTTGagcccctttctttctcttacattCTCCTTTATGGGCTGGGAGCACTGGGGGCTGGCCATGGCCACACTGGGATGAGGGAGGGAGACCACTAGGGAGCACCACATGTGGCAGGAGGGGGTCACTCACGGGTGCCGATGGTCTGGCGCAAGAAGGGCTGAATGTACTTAGGGATGACGCAGAACACCTGGACCACTGATGGGCGGAGTCTGCTGAGTGTCCGAAGGAGGAGCACAGCCAGGCCTGCCCCCCACCTCTGGAGACCTCTTCTCACAGGGCCTCTTTTCGATTTTCCTATTGGCCTCCACATTTGCTCAAAACCTTGTAGCACATCCCTGTCACCCCTCTCTCCCAACACCAGTCCCTCCCtactgcccacccccacccccaatacTGGTCCCACCAAACTTATTCCTCTCTATTGCCCCCAATGGTCCTCCTGGGCCTGTCCTCCCAACTGACCCCCACATTTCCACCCCGCCCCACCACACATAGGCTCCTCCCTGCTGGCGTGCCCTGGTTTTCTCACGGCTGGCAAGTCCACAGAGCGCCAGTTTGAAGGGCATGAGCACGTAACACAGATGGTAGGCTTGTGGTATGACCATCATGCAGCTGTCCTTGGCATCATCAAAAACCCGTGCACACTTCAGGTAAGGGTTGCCCAGTTCCGAGTTGCACACATCCCCGATGTGCAGGAGCCACTGCCATACATTCCGGAGAGCCCTGGCTGGGGACAGTTGCAGGGTTGGCACCCAGGGCTGGAATCCTACAGCCTCTTCTCAGAGGTTTGGGGAACAATACCACAGTACCCAGGGTTGGAGAGGCCTGTGGTCAGGGACCTGGCTGTGCTGTGTCCAGTGAGCACTAGCCCGCACCCAGGAGGGGCCTGAAAAGCCCTGGACAGGGATACAGGTGAGgagactgaaattttttttttttagatggagtttcgctcttgttgcccaggctagaatacaatggagtgatctcagctcgttgtaacctccgcctcctgggttcaagtgattctcccgcctcagactccctaatagctaggattataggcatatgccaccacgcctggctaatttttatatttttagtc
This window encodes:
- the DCST2 gene encoding DC-STAMP domain-containing protein 2; protein product: MPKVMKDVVHPFRGEEPSMARAVVRSVGGFTLGLSLATAYGLLELLVEGHSPWGCLVGTLTLAAFLSLGMGFSRQVRATVLLLLPQAFSRQGRTLLLVAAFGLVLQGPCANTLRNFTRASEAVACGAELALNQTAEVLQRAKQPLVSALNKIKAIAQKTKEVADRVRKFFRSIMDGVKHVARALRNVWQWLLHIGDVCNSELGNPYLKCARVFDDAKDSCMMVIPQAYHLCYVLMPFKLALCGLASLVQVFCVIPKYIQPFLRQTIGTPVIQLLNRVRQEFEFNMTATHHFSVDLNASRSLSQVAMDLHEAVSMKLHRVREALALMGFTTPLLLVLLYLQALFYRYCYLNWDHYDNIYITSQFLRMEAVRSSAGLPTVLPLSAHEARRYIPPGSIFLSQWEKFFYILETFNLIRHLLLVLFLVFLDYAVFWVLDLARHQLQGEIVARSPVLVSITVEGTGYAGNIYRDLVSAFDVLQQGNISILSRRCLLRPSEPDSTGYIVIGVMYGLCFFVTLFGSYVSRLRRVICASYYPSREQERISYLYNILLSRRTNLLAALHRSVRRRAADQGHRSAFLVLASRCPCLGPFVSHFGLHQAYCLGCGQPQHEGDMENIVSCSTPGCQGLYCLTCFRLLDNTCSVCASPLSYQGDLDLELDSSDEEGPQLWLAAAQWKDPEQAWLLQQPLQEVLGRSLSVESTSESSDLDEEKGPQQRKHGQQPLPEAHQPISILTSPEPHRPPETSSAPKAAPTPASEPSVPLSPPSPPDPSHLPPK